In one window of Henckelia pumila isolate YLH828 chromosome 1, ASM3356847v2, whole genome shotgun sequence DNA:
- the LOC140875528 gene encoding heat stress transcription factor A-2c-like — MNYRSIDFVKGEFVGSGSLQCWDNDELIPQPFGALLDTGPPAFLSKTYDFVEDPSTNEIVSWSLGNNSFIVWDPQTFATNLLPNYFKHNNFSSFVRQLNTYGFKKVNPDRWEFANEGFLRGQRHLLKSILRRKTQCLSSQTSNRSLHSCVGDGSFGLDEEIDCLSRNKQVLEMELVKLRQQQRTTLSYLQTMEQRLKRAEMEQKHTISLFAKALQNPMLLQRLMLSKSQNKDVEEVISNKRRRTTLNHVSKNDVGDEELVFHERENTIDVCFPELGQESEENADKNDADVDFYVKLDPRVCCEIPRFGDLELEKLALSMQKPQVIMEEKLYSEKGDCKPNDEGLWEELIYEMIDDIWTPGVEEGMHDLVGSSLKYKAVNEEFCEKN, encoded by the exons ATGAATTACAGATCTATTGATTTTGTAAAGGGGGAGTTTGTTGGATCAGGTTCATTACAGTGTTGGGATAACGATGAGCTGATCCCTCAGCCATTTGGAGCTTTACTCGACACTGGTCCTCCCGCGTTTCTGAGCAAAACTTATGATTTTGTTGAAGATCCGAGCACGAACGAAATCGTTTCCTGGAGTTTAGGTAACAATAGTTTCATTGTTTGGGATCCTCAAACATTTGCAACGAATCTTCTTCCAAACTACTTCAAGCACAATAATTTCTCAAGTTTTGTCAGGCAGCTTAATACTTAT GGTTTCAAGAAGGTTAATCCAGACAGATGGGAGTTTGCAAATGAAGGGTTTCTAAGGGGACAAAGACATCTTCTAAAAAGCATCCTAAGAAGAAAGACACAGTGTTTGAGTTCTCAAACATCGAATCGAAGCCTACATTCCTGCGTGGGGGATGGAAGTTTTGGATTAGATGAAGAAATCGATTGTTTAAGTCGCAACAAGCAAGTCCTAGAGATGGAATTAGTGAAACTTAGGCAGCAACAGCGAACGACTTTGTCATATCTTCAAACAATGGAACAAAGGCTGAAAAGGGCAGAAATGGAGCAAAAACACACCATAAGTTTATTCGCAAAAGCTTTACAAAACCCCATGTTATTGCAACGATTAATGCTGTCAAAATCCCAGAACAAAGATGTTGAAGAAGTAATCAGCAACAAAAGGAGAAGAACAACATTAAACCATGTCTCCAAAAATGATGTTGGGGATGAAGAATTAGTGTTCCATGAAAGGGAAAACACAATTGATGTTTGTTTTCCCGAATTAGgccaagaaagtgaagaaaatgcAGACAAAAATGATGCTGATGTGGATTTTTATGTTAAGTTAGACCCTCGAGTGTGTTGTGAAATTCCAAGATTTGGTGATTTGGAGCTTGAGAAATTGGCATTGAGTATGCAAAAACCTCAAGTGATTATGGAGGAAAAATTATATTCTGAAAAAGGGGATTGTAAGCCAAATGATGAAGGGCTTTGGGAAGAATTGATATATGAGATGATTGATGACATTTGGACACCTGGTGTTGAGGAGGGGATGCATGATTTGGTGGGTTCAAGCCTAAAATATAAGGCAGTTAATGAAgagttttgtgaaaaaaattga